A region from the Aeromicrobium choanae genome encodes:
- a CDS encoding acetoacetate decarboxylase family protein: MSYVLTPSELETLQARVKGNPFDEHVLEVHFTTTREFLTEVLPPCFTVPEKATGFLQVGRATVSDRSFHSSTIYLSALFEGRPVSYDVTMILNTDMGICFGREMDGECKKQGEIEFDDSQLPTVRGVTTRNGVALMEYVATLGENQGATVRRMHPAHLKAIPNSKFTGLYHHPILVTGDVETTYETFYTGTADLTFRSSETDPCGDIPIESVDEVTYGHGVARWSMGQHPLEDTGDYLPYVLGRSWDLTR, encoded by the coding sequence ATGAGCTATGTCCTCACCCCCTCGGAACTCGAAACGCTGCAGGCGCGAGTCAAGGGCAACCCGTTCGACGAACACGTGCTGGAGGTCCACTTCACCACGACCCGTGAGTTCCTGACCGAGGTGCTCCCGCCCTGCTTCACGGTGCCCGAGAAGGCCACCGGATTCCTGCAGGTCGGCCGCGCGACGGTCTCCGATCGCAGCTTCCACTCGTCGACGATCTACCTGTCGGCGCTGTTCGAGGGCCGTCCGGTCTCCTACGACGTCACGATGATCCTCAACACCGACATGGGCATCTGCTTCGGCCGTGAGATGGACGGCGAGTGCAAGAAGCAGGGCGAGATCGAGTTCGACGACAGCCAGCTGCCGACGGTCCGTGGGGTCACGACGCGCAACGGCGTCGCGCTCATGGAGTACGTCGCCACGCTGGGCGAGAACCAGGGCGCGACCGTGCGTCGGATGCACCCGGCGCACCTCAAGGCGATCCCCAACTCGAAGTTCACGGGCCTGTACCACCACCCGATCCTCGTGACCGGTGACGTGGAGACGACCTACGAGACGTTCTACACCGGCACGGCCGACCTCACGTTCCGCAGCTCGGAGACCGATCCGTGCGGCGACATCCCCATCGAGTCGGTCGACGAGGTCACGTACGGCCACGGCGTCGCGCGATGGTCGATGGGTCAGCACCCGCTCGAGGACACGGGCGACTACCTGCCCTACGTCCTGGGTCGCTCGTGGGACCTGACGCGTTGA
- a CDS encoding ABC transporter permease, which produces MKSHTPQKPWRKMARAFFRSPTGVLSAIGVLVLIVLVIIGPNGFGPTAVTGDVANAGLGPSSEHWFGTDELGHDVLLRSLAATRLSLMLACAAVLIAWVAGTGIGVLVALSGPRMRRIGSIGIDTLMSFGALLLAIVTIAVVGTGKYGAVIAIAVAFTPSFARFSYSMVLDAVNSEYLAAARIAGVPSGRLFTAYIGRNIADSLIIVAFAALGECVIALASLSFLGLGVQPPDFDWGQMVDSGVRQFYLNPWIALVPAAMITFSGLVLSLLGDSLARVTNPVLWDVRPSWRRRGRQVSRRDARLLKLAKES; this is translated from the coding sequence GTGAAGTCGCACACTCCTCAGAAGCCCTGGCGGAAGATGGCCCGGGCCTTCTTCCGCTCGCCGACCGGCGTGCTCTCGGCCATCGGCGTCCTCGTCCTCATCGTCCTGGTGATCATCGGCCCGAACGGCTTCGGCCCGACGGCCGTCACCGGCGACGTCGCCAACGCCGGCCTCGGGCCCTCGTCCGAGCACTGGTTCGGCACCGACGAGCTCGGGCACGACGTCCTCCTGCGGTCGCTGGCCGCCACGCGGCTGTCGCTGATGCTGGCGTGCGCCGCCGTGCTCATCGCGTGGGTGGCCGGTACCGGGATCGGCGTGCTCGTCGCCCTGTCGGGACCCCGCATGCGTCGGATCGGCTCCATCGGGATCGACACGCTGATGAGCTTCGGGGCCCTGCTGCTGGCGATCGTGACGATCGCCGTCGTGGGCACCGGCAAGTACGGTGCCGTGATCGCGATCGCGGTGGCCTTCACGCCCTCGTTCGCCAGGTTCTCGTACTCGATGGTGCTCGACGCGGTGAACAGCGAGTACCTCGCCGCGGCCCGCATCGCCGGCGTTCCCTCCGGCCGGCTGTTCACCGCCTACATCGGTCGCAACATCGCCGACAGCCTGATCATCGTGGCCTTCGCGGCGCTGGGCGAGTGCGTCATCGCCCTGGCCTCGCTGAGCTTCCTCGGGCTCGGCGTCCAGCCACCCGACTTCGACTGGGGACAGATGGTCGACTCCGGCGTCCGGCAGTTCTACCTCAACCCGTGGATCGCCCTGGTGCCCGCCGCCATGATCACGTTCTCCGGACTGGTCCTGTCGCTGTTGGGGGACTCGCTCGCGCGTGTCACGAACCCGGTCCTGTGGGACGTGCGCCCCTCGTGGCGCCGACGCGGCCGGCAGGTGTCCCGCCGGGACGCCCGACTGCTCAAGCTGGCGAAGGAGTCCTGA
- a CDS encoding response regulator transcription factor, which produces MTTMAAQVASPRSARPSASCKVLIVGRPSIFRNGIHSLAEFESVVSECRAVQTCTEGVELAKRFQPHVLLVDVTSPCGSTVQIAQAFRECRPEMAIMLYSDGDHVPHVLSRDAQAYGAFTRTTSPSAIKRLVGCIVRDNVIADDHETVPDAGTLVRLSGRQMEVLREMSRGSSNPEIARTLLMSSHTVKQHTQAIYQRLGVRNRVEAVTFAQRLGMLPIGA; this is translated from the coding sequence ATGACGACGATGGCTGCACAGGTCGCAAGCCCGCGCTCGGCTCGCCCATCGGCGAGCTGCAAGGTGCTCATCGTCGGGCGACCGTCGATCTTCCGCAACGGCATCCACTCGCTGGCCGAGTTCGAGTCGGTCGTGAGCGAGTGCCGGGCCGTGCAGACCTGCACCGAGGGCGTCGAGCTCGCCAAGAGGTTCCAGCCCCACGTGCTGCTCGTCGACGTCACCTCGCCGTGCGGCTCCACCGTGCAGATCGCCCAGGCCTTTCGCGAGTGCCGCCCGGAGATGGCGATCATGCTCTACTCCGACGGCGATCATGTTCCGCACGTCCTCTCGCGCGACGCGCAGGCCTACGGCGCCTTCACGCGCACGACGTCGCCGAGTGCGATCAAGCGCCTCGTCGGCTGCATCGTGCGCGACAACGTCATCGCCGATGACCACGAGACCGTGCCGGACGCCGGCACTCTGGTGCGGCTGTCCGGGCGGCAGATGGAGGTGCTGCGGGAGATGAGCCGCGGATCGTCCAACCCCGAGATCGCTCGCACCCTGCTGATGAGCTCGCACACGGTCAAGCAGCACACCCAGGCGATCTACCAGCGTCTCGGTGTCCGCAACCGGGTCGAGGCCGTCACGTTCGCCCAGCGGCTGGGGATGCTCCCGATCGGCGCCTGA
- a CDS encoding ABC transporter ATP-binding protein, producing MTSDTTPPLLDLRSVDVTYGGAKEFTAVRNASLTIAPGRTVGLVGESGSGKSTLARCVVGLVRASSGSVHLDGEDVTNPRGPALASVRKNVQMVFQDPRSSLNPRLDIGTTLREVIAVTDDVDRGSPQARDTAVDLMARVGLDRALLNRYPHQLSGGQLQRVAIARAVARRPRLMLLDEVTASLDVSAQATVLNLLRSLQEASGFAVLLITHDLAVVRYMCDEMVVMRRGEVVEHGATGDVMSEPRTDYTRSLLDAIPSLGRDRWRSGAR from the coding sequence ATGACCTCTGACACCACCCCGCCGCTGCTGGACCTCCGTTCCGTCGACGTCACCTACGGCGGAGCGAAGGAGTTCACCGCGGTGCGGAACGCCTCTCTCACGATTGCTCCGGGTCGGACGGTGGGCCTGGTCGGCGAGTCCGGATCGGGGAAGTCGACGCTGGCGCGCTGCGTGGTGGGTCTCGTCAGGGCCTCCTCCGGATCCGTTCACCTCGATGGCGAGGACGTCACGAACCCGCGAGGCCCGGCCCTGGCATCCGTGCGCAAGAACGTCCAGATGGTCTTCCAGGACCCTCGGTCGTCACTGAACCCGAGGCTCGACATCGGCACGACGCTCCGGGAGGTGATCGCGGTGACCGATGACGTCGACCGGGGCTCGCCGCAGGCGCGCGACACGGCCGTGGACCTGATGGCCCGTGTCGGACTCGACCGAGCGCTGCTCAACCGGTACCCGCACCAGCTCTCGGGCGGGCAGCTCCAGCGCGTCGCCATCGCCCGCGCCGTGGCGCGCCGCCCGCGCCTGATGCTGCTCGACGAGGTCACCGCCTCGCTGGACGTGTCGGCCCAGGCGACGGTCCTCAATCTCCTGCGCTCGCTGCAGGAGGCGTCCGGGTTCGCCGTCCTGCTGATCACCCACGATCTCGCGGTCGTCCGCTACATGTGCGACGAGATGGTGGTGATGCGACGCGGCGAGGTGGTGGAACACGGCGCCACCGGCGATGTCATGTCGGAGCCGCGGACGGACTACACGCGAAGCCTCCTGGACGCCATTCCGTCCTTGGGTCGGGACCGCTGGAGGTCCGGAGCCCGGTGA
- a CDS encoding MFS transporter, with protein MTTQILGLPSAAVRTLALGFLARVPAGALGLVIVLHGLSLGLSYTVSGLMAAAFALGMAVGAPVVGRSIDRWGQPVPLFAVTVVAAAMMIGLTSLPQGTGPAAPVALAAITGLTQPPLAVCARAIWNERLGPVDLSRMLSLDASLQEMTYILGPLTVVSWATVRGTHEALILAAGLILVLTAVFALTPESRRASRRSDRPVMGAPSRFPVTVWILVVVTFTVGIAIGVLEVAVVRRSAQLDASELIGVFYGLWATGSLVGGLINLRAGGRGRLASRMTLFLAALALTHLVVAAATTTVTLGLALVLAGLPAAPMFAAFYELLGTAAPEGRVTEVFAWGSTGGMAGVALGTATGGFLADVISSRGNIVVCAAVLGLAAVFALACRSPLTGIERR; from the coding sequence GTGACGACACAGATCCTCGGCCTGCCGTCCGCAGCCGTTCGGACGCTCGCCCTGGGCTTCCTGGCGAGGGTTCCGGCCGGCGCTCTCGGCCTGGTGATCGTCCTGCACGGCCTCAGCCTGGGCCTCAGCTACACGGTGAGCGGCCTGATGGCGGCCGCGTTCGCGCTCGGGATGGCCGTGGGGGCTCCGGTCGTCGGCCGCAGCATCGATCGCTGGGGCCAGCCGGTGCCGCTGTTCGCCGTGACCGTGGTGGCCGCGGCGATGATGATCGGGCTGACCTCGTTGCCGCAGGGCACCGGTCCGGCCGCGCCGGTCGCGCTGGCGGCGATCACGGGCCTCACACAGCCTCCGCTGGCCGTCTGTGCGCGAGCGATCTGGAACGAGCGACTCGGGCCCGTGGACCTGAGTCGGATGCTGTCCCTGGACGCCTCGCTGCAGGAGATGACCTACATCCTCGGCCCTCTGACCGTGGTGAGCTGGGCGACGGTGCGAGGGACCCATGAGGCACTGATCCTCGCGGCGGGGCTGATCCTCGTGCTCACGGCGGTGTTCGCCCTCACGCCCGAGTCGCGCAGGGCCTCCCGGCGATCCGACCGCCCCGTGATGGGCGCTCCGAGCCGCTTCCCCGTGACGGTCTGGATCTTGGTCGTCGTCACGTTCACGGTGGGGATCGCGATCGGAGTCCTCGAGGTCGCGGTGGTCCGCCGCTCGGCCCAGCTCGACGCGTCGGAGCTGATCGGAGTCTTCTACGGACTGTGGGCCACGGGAAGTCTCGTCGGCGGACTCATCAACCTGCGAGCCGGGGGCCGGGGGCGACTCGCCTCGCGCATGACGCTGTTCCTGGCGGCGCTGGCGCTCACCCACCTCGTCGTCGCGGCGGCGACCACCACGGTGACACTGGGCCTGGCGCTCGTGCTCGCAGGCTTGCCCGCAGCTCCGATGTTCGCGGCGTTCTACGAGCTCCTGGGGACTGCCGCCCCCGAGGGCCGCGTCACGGAGGTCTTCGCCTGGGGCTCAACCGGGGGAATGGCGGGCGTGGCCCTGGGCACCGCCACGGGCGGCTTCCTCGCCGATGTGATCAGCAGCCGCGGGAACATCGTGGTCTGCGCGGCCGTCCTGGGGCTGGCCGCGGTCTTCGCGCTCGCCTGCCGGTCTCCACTGACGGGCATCGAGCGTCGTTGA
- a CDS encoding ABC transporter ATP-binding protein, whose protein sequence is MALLEVSGLTVATHDDRAPALVKGVSFSIEAGEIVGVVGASGSGKTLTALAVAQLLPRTLDVDAHSLVFDGVDLMESTDTERAEVLGGQLAMVFQDPLSSLNPVRHIGSQMIESVRRHRGLSKREALQLAETCLADVGMVDPAGCLKKHPHELSGGMRQRVMIAMGLMGDPRLIVADEPTTALDVTVQAQVIDLIVKINRERGTAVMFVSHNIALLSEFCSRILVMREGKIVEDLSTDALLAGASHPYTRALIRAVPNLTTDRDRELATVDDL, encoded by the coding sequence ATGGCGCTGCTCGAGGTGTCGGGCCTGACCGTCGCGACCCACGATGACCGGGCCCCGGCCCTGGTGAAGGGCGTGAGCTTCTCGATCGAGGCCGGCGAGATCGTGGGGGTCGTCGGGGCCAGCGGCAGCGGCAAGACGCTCACCGCGCTGGCGGTGGCCCAGCTGCTCCCGCGCACGCTCGACGTCGACGCTCACTCCCTGGTGTTCGACGGGGTCGACCTGATGGAGTCCACCGACACGGAGCGCGCCGAGGTCCTCGGCGGCCAGCTGGCGATGGTGTTCCAGGATCCGCTCTCGTCGCTCAATCCCGTGCGGCACATCGGCAGCCAGATGATCGAGTCGGTCCGTCGTCACCGTGGGCTCTCGAAGCGCGAGGCCCTCCAGCTCGCCGAGACCTGTCTCGCCGACGTGGGCATGGTCGATCCCGCCGGCTGCCTGAAGAAGCACCCGCACGAGCTGAGCGGAGGCATGCGCCAGCGCGTGATGATCGCGATGGGGCTGATGGGCGACCCCCGGCTGATCGTCGCCGACGAGCCCACGACGGCCCTGGACGTCACGGTGCAGGCGCAGGTCATCGACCTGATCGTGAAGATCAATCGAGAGCGCGGCACCGCCGTCATGTTCGTCTCCCACAACATCGCCCTGCTGTCGGAGTTCTGCTCGCGGATCCTGGTGATGCGCGAGGGGAAGATCGTCGAGGACCTGAGCACCGACGCACTGCTCGCGGGTGCCTCCCACCCCTACACGCGTGCGCTGATCCGCGCCGTCCCGAACCTCACCACCGACCGTGACCGAGAGCTGGCGACCGTTGATGACCTCTGA
- a CDS encoding ABC transporter permease: MKFHLLKSAVLRLAVVVLLLIFGVFFLIRLVPGDPATIIAGLSASTSTVDSIREDFQLDRSLGNQLLHYLTGLPRGDLGISFGSRQPVVKVIFENAGPTLQLAVVSLLFIGVAGIGAGLAFGALSRTRFAASAEIVFSVVAGACNAIPHFLLATVLAFVFAVTLQVFPVAGDSSLAALVLPAIAISVGPAALIARLCRVRVLDVLESSYVTAARSKRLGSAQLYATHVLPNALVSAVSMLGVVFASLIGGAVVVEQVFSRRGLGSALVEAVLLHDYPIVQGITLVVGIAVVLVNFGVDVLLAFIDPRRGAVQ, translated from the coding sequence GTGAAATTCCACCTGCTGAAGTCAGCCGTGCTCCGCCTCGCGGTCGTGGTGCTGCTGCTGATCTTCGGGGTCTTCTTCCTCATCCGGCTCGTGCCCGGAGACCCCGCCACGATCATCGCGGGCCTCAGTGCGAGCACCAGCACGGTCGACTCCATCCGGGAGGACTTCCAACTGGACCGGTCCCTGGGCAATCAGCTCTTGCACTACCTGACCGGTCTGCCCCGGGGCGACCTGGGCATCTCGTTCGGATCCCGGCAGCCCGTGGTGAAGGTGATCTTCGAGAATGCCGGCCCGACGCTCCAGCTGGCGGTGGTGAGCCTGCTGTTCATCGGCGTCGCGGGCATCGGCGCCGGTCTGGCGTTCGGGGCGCTGAGCCGGACCCGGTTCGCCGCGTCGGCCGAGATCGTCTTCAGCGTCGTGGCCGGCGCCTGCAACGCGATTCCGCACTTCCTGCTGGCCACGGTGCTCGCCTTCGTCTTCGCCGTGACGCTGCAGGTGTTCCCGGTCGCCGGTGACAGCTCGCTTGCGGCACTCGTGCTGCCCGCGATCGCGATCTCCGTGGGACCGGCGGCACTGATCGCACGACTGTGTCGGGTCCGCGTGCTCGACGTGCTGGAGTCCTCGTACGTGACGGCGGCCCGGAGCAAGCGGCTCGGCTCGGCCCAGCTGTACGCGACCCACGTGCTGCCGAATGCACTGGTCTCTGCCGTCTCGATGCTGGGCGTGGTCTTCGCCAGCCTCATCGGCGGCGCGGTGGTCGTCGAGCAGGTATTCAGTCGGCGCGGGCTCGGCAGCGCGCTGGTCGAGGCGGTCCTGCTGCACGACTACCCGATCGTCCAGGGCATCACGTTGGTGGTCGGCATCGCCGTGGTGCTCGTGAACTTCGGGGTCGACGTCCTTCTGGCCTTCATCGATCCCCGCAGAGGAGCCGTCCAGTGA
- a CDS encoding ABC transporter substrate-binding protein: MKILTKAVSASVIATLALSGCGGGGGGQGGPSESSDHAPDEVITAARYAVDTFDPHKSTLGPSASQLFDGIYDTLVRRSEGKIVGSLASEWEVTPNSVTFTLKDDLTCGDGTPLTASAIAESTKRFADPETGAQMTSMSFGPSGVKEIVGDDEANTVTVTVKDPYGGLLDGMTNAYVVCPGGLKDPKKLATDPAAGESGSYTLESSEVGHSYTMVRRDDTVVTDPKTLVKEFTVKVVESDTTRANMLTSGELNVAAIAGADVKRLSAEYEPIIGAASLVQGLVFNHREGFPTADQKLREAISYIIDSESYTKAATFGTGKAYDTLFTDNTDCYFPENEQYSTGYDEAKAKELLAEAGYGPDGKELELRALGLLSAGSGPKYIVDQLQKLGVKTSLRQGSQDQIVGILFGEGDWDIMVFPYDQSGTNPFGIVNGVSNVFGGSLNVGDIENAEFDALVPQAAQQSGDEACATWEKAEQALLKATDIKPLMQTRSNWFTPDRLSFEAGFLEIDTRSVRAPK; the protein is encoded by the coding sequence ATGAAGATCTTGACCAAGGCGGTGTCGGCGAGTGTGATCGCCACGCTGGCGCTCTCCGGCTGCGGTGGCGGCGGCGGCGGCCAGGGCGGGCCGTCCGAGAGCTCGGACCATGCTCCCGACGAGGTGATCACGGCCGCTCGCTACGCGGTCGACACGTTCGACCCGCACAAGTCGACCCTCGGCCCGAGCGCGAGCCAGCTGTTCGACGGGATCTACGACACCTTGGTGCGCCGGTCCGAGGGCAAGATCGTCGGGTCGCTGGCCAGCGAGTGGGAGGTGACGCCGAACTCGGTCACCTTCACGCTGAAGGACGACCTGACCTGCGGCGACGGAACGCCTCTCACGGCGAGCGCGATCGCGGAGTCCACGAAGCGCTTCGCCGATCCCGAGACCGGCGCGCAGATGACGTCGATGTCCTTCGGTCCGAGCGGGGTCAAGGAGATCGTCGGCGACGACGAGGCCAACACCGTGACGGTCACGGTCAAGGATCCGTACGGCGGCCTGCTGGACGGCATGACCAACGCCTACGTCGTCTGCCCGGGCGGGCTCAAGGATCCGAAGAAGCTGGCCACGGATCCGGCCGCCGGCGAGAGCGGGTCCTACACCCTCGAGTCGAGCGAGGTCGGGCACTCCTACACGATGGTCCGGCGTGACGACACGGTCGTGACCGATCCGAAGACCTTGGTGAAGGAGTTCACCGTCAAGGTCGTCGAGAGCGACACCACCCGGGCGAACATGCTGACCAGCGGCGAGCTGAACGTGGCCGCCATCGCCGGCGCCGACGTGAAGCGCCTGTCCGCCGAGTACGAGCCGATCATCGGCGCGGCCTCCCTGGTGCAGGGTCTGGTGTTCAACCACCGCGAGGGCTTCCCGACAGCGGACCAGAAGCTGCGCGAGGCCATCTCGTACATCATCGACTCCGAGTCGTACACGAAGGCCGCCACGTTCGGCACCGGCAAGGCCTACGACACCTTGTTCACGGACAACACCGACTGCTACTTCCCGGAGAACGAGCAGTACTCCACCGGGTACGACGAGGCGAAGGCCAAGGAGCTCCTGGCCGAGGCGGGCTACGGTCCCGACGGCAAGGAGCTCGAGCTGCGGGCGCTCGGTCTGCTGAGCGCGGGCTCGGGTCCGAAGTACATCGTCGACCAGCTGCAGAAGCTGGGCGTCAAGACGAGCCTGCGACAGGGCTCCCAGGACCAGATCGTCGGCATCCTGTTCGGCGAGGGCGACTGGGACATCATGGTGTTCCCCTACGACCAGTCGGGCACGAACCCGTTCGGCATCGTCAACGGCGTGAGCAACGTCTTCGGTGGCAGCCTGAACGTCGGCGACATCGAGAACGCCGAGTTCGACGCCCTGGTCCCGCAGGCCGCGCAGCAGTCGGGCGACGAGGCGTGCGCGACGTGGGAGAAGGCCGAGCAGGCGCTGCTGAAGGCGACGGACATCAAGCCGTTGATGCAGACGCGCAGCAACTGGTTCACCCCTGATCGGCTCTCCTTCGAGGCCGGCTTCCTGGAGATCGACACGCGCTCGGTTCGTGCTCCCAAGTGA
- a CDS encoding acetoacetate decarboxylase family protein: MSADGVTLLQSQIDNLFFEEKNLKVSFTTTEDYLREVLPPCFDLPEEPKAMLSFGVAHSYGKPFGSATINVAAAYRGEQTWFDLTMLHTGDMTVIIGREAWGEAKKRAEINFVEELPKVSGSAVREGYTVIEFEAEFGDDLGARTESGVDMHVKAFPAFDMSALDRDPILVIGRSTTTFTSYRLGTIDLKMTSSPLDPTGSVPIVSIDEVRLGDARTTYEIEEHDLAPDEAYFRHVAGRMYDLPRSV; this comes from the coding sequence ATGAGTGCGGACGGCGTCACGCTGCTGCAGTCGCAGATCGACAATCTGTTCTTCGAGGAGAAGAACCTCAAGGTCAGCTTCACGACGACCGAGGACTACCTGCGTGAGGTCCTGCCGCCGTGCTTCGACCTCCCGGAGGAGCCGAAGGCGATGCTGTCGTTCGGCGTCGCTCACTCCTACGGGAAGCCGTTCGGCTCGGCGACGATCAACGTCGCGGCCGCCTACCGGGGCGAGCAGACCTGGTTCGACCTCACGATGCTGCACACCGGCGACATGACCGTGATCATCGGCCGTGAGGCCTGGGGCGAGGCGAAGAAGCGCGCCGAGATCAACTTCGTGGAGGAGCTCCCGAAGGTCTCGGGCAGCGCGGTTCGCGAGGGCTACACCGTCATCGAGTTCGAGGCCGAGTTCGGCGACGACCTCGGTGCCCGCACCGAGTCGGGCGTCGACATGCACGTGAAGGCCTTCCCGGCCTTCGACATGTCGGCCCTTGACCGCGACCCGATCCTGGTCATCGGCCGCTCCACGACCACCTTCACCAGCTACCGGCTGGGCACGATCGACCTGAAGATGACCAGCTCGCCGCTGGACCCGACCGGCTCGGTGCCGATCGTCTCGATCGACGAGGTGCGTCTCGGCGACGCGCGGACCACGTACGAGATCGAGGAGCACGACCTCGCTCCCGACGAGGCCTACTTCCGCCACGTGGCCGGCCGGATGTACGACCTCCCGCGCTCCGTCTGA
- a CDS encoding IclR family transcriptional regulator, translated as MSRSVPAATAALRVLRYLSRRPVPTPAARIADDLGLPRSSTYHLLTAMADQAFVTHYPDERTWGVGVAAWEVGQGYSIQEPLARLARTPLATLVDTVGQSAHLAVLHGAEVLYIIEERGVGKPPLVSDTGVRLPAHLTASGRAILAALPPAQLRAIFPGSAPLVLRTESGPRTRAALGRILVQTRQRGWATEDGEVTPGYTSVAMSIQARALTASIAVTWAVTDDVEVDVVLEELRRTTRLITARLGRRELP; from the coding sequence ATGTCCCGATCCGTCCCCGCAGCGACCGCCGCCCTCCGGGTCCTGCGCTACCTCTCGCGCCGTCCCGTGCCCACCCCGGCGGCGCGCATCGCCGACGACCTCGGGCTGCCGCGATCGTCGACCTACCACCTGCTGACGGCGATGGCCGATCAGGCGTTCGTCACGCACTATCCCGACGAGCGCACCTGGGGCGTCGGGGTCGCCGCGTGGGAGGTCGGCCAGGGCTACTCCATCCAGGAGCCGCTGGCGCGCCTGGCGCGAACGCCGCTCGCCACGCTCGTGGACACGGTGGGCCAGTCGGCGCACCTGGCGGTGCTCCACGGGGCCGAGGTGCTCTACATCATCGAGGAGCGCGGAGTGGGCAAACCGCCTCTGGTTTCAGACACGGGCGTGCGCCTGCCCGCCCACCTCACGGCCTCGGGCCGGGCCATCCTGGCGGCCCTTCCCCCCGCGCAGCTGAGGGCGATCTTCCCCGGCTCGGCGCCCCTGGTGCTCCGGACGGAATCGGGGCCACGGACCAGGGCCGCGCTCGGCCGCATCCTCGTCCAGACGCGCCAGCGGGGATGGGCCACGGAGGACGGCGAGGTCACCCCGGGCTACACGTCGGTCGCGATGTCGATCCAGGCCCGGGCGCTCACGGCCAGCATCGCCGTGACGTGGGCCGTGACGGACGACGTCGAGGTCGACGTCGTGCTGGAGGAGCTGCGACGGACCACCCGGCTGATCACGGCGCGGCTGGGTCGCCGGGAGCTCCCCTGA
- a CDS encoding quinone oxidoreductase family protein — translation MAAIEVRSFTSGEPLTIVQTPRPVPEADEVLITVTATGVNYADLAQVKDAYLVPMQLPYIPGLEVVGRTPEGDRVAAITNGGGYAEYVAVHRDYVYPIPDAISDEQAIALLVQGATAWHVLRTVGRMRTGDRVLVHAAAGGVGTLAVQLARRWGAGRVVGVASSESKRELARSLGAHATVDSADAGSRDALLEANEGRPYDLILDMVGGPTFDAGMSVLARFGRMVSYGLASGVLPAPVEPRTLMARSQIIGGLWLVDWLRRPAELTESIEDLFAATAARELVPVVGEVYPLREVQQAHEDLGSRNAVGKSVLRI, via the coding sequence ATGGCTGCGATCGAGGTGAGGTCCTTCACCTCGGGGGAGCCCCTGACGATCGTCCAGACCCCGCGACCGGTTCCCGAGGCGGACGAGGTGCTGATCACGGTGACCGCGACCGGCGTCAACTACGCCGACCTGGCGCAGGTGAAGGACGCGTACCTCGTCCCGATGCAGCTGCCGTACATCCCCGGCCTGGAGGTCGTCGGACGCACGCCCGAGGGCGACCGCGTCGCCGCGATCACCAACGGGGGCGGGTACGCCGAGTACGTCGCGGTCCACCGCGACTACGTCTACCCGATCCCCGACGCCATCAGCGACGAGCAGGCGATCGCGCTGCTGGTGCAGGGCGCCACCGCCTGGCACGTGCTGCGCACCGTCGGCCGCATGAGGACCGGCGATCGGGTGCTCGTCCATGCGGCGGCCGGCGGCGTGGGCACGCTCGCGGTGCAGCTGGCGCGGCGGTGGGGCGCGGGGCGCGTGGTCGGCGTCGCCTCGTCGGAGTCCAAGCGCGAGCTGGCGCGGTCCCTCGGGGCCCACGCGACGGTCGACTCGGCCGACGCCGGGAGCCGTGACGCCCTGCTCGAGGCCAACGAGGGCCGTCCCTACGACCTGATCCTCGACATGGTGGGCGGGCCCACGTTCGACGCCGGGATGAGCGTCCTGGCTCGCTTCGGACGGATGGTCAGCTACGGCCTGGCCTCCGGGGTCCTGCCGGCGCCGGTGGAGCCGCGCACGCTGATGGCGCGCTCCCAGATCATCGGGGGACTGTGGCTGGTGGACTGGCTCCGCCGCCCGGCAGAGCTCACGGAGTCGATCGAGGACCTGTTCGCCGCCACCGCGGCGCGCGAGCTCGTCCCGGTCGTGGGCGAGGTCTACCCGCTCCGTGAGGTCCAGCAGGCACACGAGGACCTCGGGTCTCGGAACGCCGTCGGCAAGTCGGTGCTCAGGATCTGA